The following coding sequences are from one Shewanella eurypsychrophilus window:
- a CDS encoding Na+/H+ antiporter subunit E codes for MNNSKILDKLALDETSRYSPSHKLCLCLSLSLFWWINSNYSNALLLSLGAASILLVLFIAHRMDVIDHESQPVHLSLKMPSYLLWLTKEIIVSNISVVKHIWLGNSSISPTLVTIDASQRTDLGKVIYANSITLTPGTVAVDIVGDRMTIHALIKENIDTLKAGEMDRRVTELENKC; via the coding sequence ATGAATAACAGCAAAATTTTAGACAAATTAGCATTAGATGAAACAAGCAGGTATTCGCCGAGCCACAAACTGTGCCTCTGCTTGAGCCTGTCTCTTTTTTGGTGGATTAACTCAAACTACAGCAACGCACTCCTGCTGTCATTGGGGGCCGCTTCTATCCTGCTCGTGCTCTTTATTGCGCACCGGATGGATGTGATCGACCATGAATCTCAGCCAGTTCACCTTTCACTGAAAATGCCTAGCTACCTGCTATGGCTAACCAAAGAGATCATTGTCTCCAACATCTCTGTGGTCAAACATATCTGGCTTGGCAATAGCAGCATCTCCCCCACCCTTGTCACGATAGATGCCAGTCAACGCACAGATCTCGGCAAGGTTATTTACGCCAACTCCATTACCTTGACGCCGGGCACGGTGGCGGTCGACATAGTCGGTGATCGCATGACCATCCACGCATTGATCAAGGAAAATATCGATACCTTAAAAGCCGGTGAGATGGATCGCCGAGTCACTGAATTGGAAAACAAATGTTAA
- a CDS encoding monovalent cation/H+ antiporter complex subunit F, with the protein MLTAATIAILVVMLLAIIRCVVGPTLYDRILAFNMFGTKTVLLISILGFLMGRPEFLDIALVYALINFISVIGVLRFSDSIEFKHPLQQQASPKEDKQ; encoded by the coding sequence ATGTTAACTGCAGCCACTATCGCAATTCTTGTTGTCATGCTCCTCGCGATTATTCGCTGCGTCGTGGGGCCAACGCTATACGATCGCATCCTCGCATTTAATATGTTTGGCACTAAAACGGTGCTACTGATCTCGATACTGGGCTTTTTGATGGGACGACCCGAGTTTCTCGATATTGCCCTAGTATACGCCCTAATCAACTTTATCAGTGTTATCGGCGTACTGCGCTTTTCTGACTCTATTGAGTTCAAGCACCCGCTTCAACAGCAGGCCTCACCTAAAGAGGATAAACAATGA
- the mnhG gene encoding monovalent cation/H(+) antiporter subunit G yields MNLILEIGSGLCLLLGSFLCLSGGVGILRFPDFFTRMHAVGVTDTLGAGMILIGLMLQAPDGLVLLKLMMVLLFTLFINPTASHALAKAALRNNVQPVLDESTNKGGDKPSKL; encoded by the coding sequence ATGAATCTCATACTCGAGATCGGCAGTGGTTTGTGTTTGCTGCTCGGCAGCTTTCTATGCCTATCCGGTGGTGTTGGCATCTTGCGCTTCCCAGATTTTTTTACCCGTATGCACGCGGTAGGTGTCACCGATACCTTAGGTGCAGGGATGATACTTATCGGCCTAATGCTACAAGCCCCTGACGGGTTAGTACTGCTTAAGTTGATGATGGTTCTACTGTTCACCCTATTTATCAACCCTACAGCAAGTCATGCACTGGCCAAGGCAGCACTGCGTAACAACGTACAGCCCGTGCTTGACGAATCAACTAACAAGGGAGGGGACAAGCCATCGAAACTTTAG
- a CDS encoding Na(+)/H(+) antiporter subunit B, giving the protein MAIAIVRTKDLLAVVMLTGIYGLLSASFFVVLDAVDVAFTEAAVGAGISGLLMLAAITMTGRTEAPKRHKPLLALLVVFITGGMLIYGTLDMPYFGSFDAPVHQHVAPRYINDSMQEVGVPNIVTSVLASYRAFDTLGEVAVIFTAGIGVLSLLSLPRRRKSLQLDKSSDESKKDQMHEQHMVLRIVSKILIPFILLFALYVQFHGDFGPGGGFQAGVIFAAAIILYAMLFGLDTARRVFNQSLIQLIAAIGLLLYASVGVVSLFNGGNFLDYNVLAADPIAGQHLGILLIELGVGFTVTAVMIIIFFNFAGRREAQQHATEQSSLELINSPELINSPELINSPELDATELNSTEQKGESNATRTL; this is encoded by the coding sequence ATTGCTATCGCCATAGTTCGAACAAAAGATCTGTTGGCCGTCGTAATGTTAACCGGGATCTACGGCTTACTATCAGCAAGCTTCTTTGTGGTGCTAGATGCTGTAGATGTGGCCTTTACCGAAGCCGCTGTTGGCGCTGGTATATCTGGCTTACTGATGCTGGCAGCCATTACCATGACTGGCCGCACCGAGGCCCCTAAACGTCATAAGCCTCTGCTGGCTCTGCTGGTGGTATTTATCACAGGTGGAATGCTGATCTACGGCACCTTAGATATGCCCTATTTTGGCAGTTTCGACGCCCCGGTTCATCAACATGTCGCCCCTCGCTATATTAATGATTCTATGCAGGAGGTCGGTGTACCCAATATTGTCACCTCAGTACTGGCCAGCTACCGTGCTTTTGACACCTTAGGTGAGGTCGCCGTTATCTTTACTGCCGGTATTGGTGTGCTGTCACTGCTGTCACTGCCCCGACGCCGCAAGTCACTTCAATTAGATAAGAGCAGCGATGAGAGTAAAAAAGATCAGATGCATGAGCAGCATATGGTGCTGCGGATCGTTAGCAAAATATTGATCCCCTTTATTCTGTTGTTTGCCCTCTATGTGCAGTTCCACGGCGACTTTGGCCCCGGAGGTGGTTTTCAAGCGGGTGTGATTTTTGCCGCTGCGATCATCCTCTATGCCATGTTATTTGGACTAGACACCGCAAGGCGTGTCTTTAATCAGTCCTTGATCCAACTGATCGCTGCTATCGGCTTGTTGCTATACGCCAGCGTTGGCGTGGTCTCGCTATTTAACGGCGGCAACTTCTTAGATTACAACGTACTCGCTGCCGACCCTATTGCTGGTCAGCACTTAGGCATTCTGCTGATCGAACTGGGTGTTGGCTTCACCGTCACTGCGGTGATGATCATTATCTTTTTCAACTTTGCAGGCCGCAGAGAAGCACAACAGCACGCTACTGAGCAGAGCAGCCTTGAGCTAATAAACAGCCCTGAGCTAATAAACAGTCCTGAGCTAATAAACAGTCCTGAACTAGACGCTACTGAACTCAACAGCACTGAACAAAAAGGGGAGAGTAATGCTACTAGGACTCTATAA
- a CDS encoding cation:proton antiporter subunit C, with product MLLGLYNYWIVVLLMMIGFYIVIAHGNLIKKLVGLTIFQTSVFIFYISMGNVDSGSAPILAEGVARYSNPLPHVLILTAIVVGIATTALGLALVVRIKESYGSIEEDEIQIQDQLTEDKTSC from the coding sequence ATGCTACTAGGACTCTATAACTACTGGATAGTGGTACTGCTGATGATGATCGGTTTCTATATCGTTATCGCCCATGGCAACCTGATCAAAAAATTGGTTGGTTTAACGATTTTTCAGACTTCGGTTTTTATCTTTTACATCAGTATGGGCAATGTCGATAGCGGTAGCGCCCCCATCTTGGCTGAAGGTGTGGCTCGCTACTCTAACCCCCTCCCTCATGTACTTATTCTCACCGCGATTGTGGTTGGTATTGCAACGACGGCGCTCGGTCTCGCACTGGTCGTAAGAATCAAAGAGTCATATGGCTCAATCGAGGAGGATGAGATTCAAATTCAAGATCAGCTCACTGAGGATAAAACATCGTGCTAG
- a CDS encoding monovalent cation/H+ antiporter subunit D family protein produces the protein MLAHLPILQVIVPLMAAPLCWFLNRSKLVWLFALLVCAFTCLNSIFLLQEVMSSGTIIYQLGGWDAPWGIEYRIDELNALLLLIISAVGTVVLFAAHTSIQKELPADRHTLFYSLYLLSITGMFGIVSTGDLFNVFVFLEISSLSAYALIALGKDRRALWAAYQYLIMGTIGATFILIGIGLLYQMTGTLNMADLANRLEEVNQTRTVFAAFAFLIIGVCLKLALFPLHLWLPNAYAYAPSIVTAFLAATATKVAVYLLIRLSFTVFGIEFSFSTLPLQSIFMVLGLVGIFAASTAAIYKTNVKHIFAYSSIAQVGYMIIGFAINTSTGLMATLLHLFNHALMKSALFLALGAVMYRIGSVQLSQFQGLGRQMPLTMAAIVVAGLSLIGVPLTVGFVSKWYLLVAAVEVGMWPVAVLVLLGSLLAVLYIWRIVEIAYFKPPLPGREAVQEAPWTFLAPIWALVLANIYFGIDTRLSVQVAQAASQSLFGITP, from the coding sequence GTGCTAGCCCATCTGCCTATTTTACAAGTTATTGTGCCGCTGATGGCAGCGCCTTTATGCTGGTTCCTAAACCGCTCTAAGCTAGTGTGGCTATTTGCCCTATTGGTTTGCGCTTTTACCTGCCTCAATAGCATATTTCTACTGCAAGAGGTGATGTCCTCTGGCACCATTATCTATCAACTCGGCGGGTGGGATGCCCCTTGGGGGATCGAGTATCGCATCGATGAGCTCAACGCCCTTCTGCTGCTGATCATCTCAGCTGTCGGTACGGTAGTGCTGTTTGCAGCCCATACCAGTATTCAAAAAGAGCTACCAGCAGATCGCCACACGCTCTTTTATAGCCTGTATCTACTATCAATAACGGGTATGTTTGGCATCGTCTCCACTGGAGATCTGTTCAATGTATTCGTATTTCTTGAGATCTCCTCACTATCAGCCTACGCCCTGATTGCTTTGGGCAAAGATAGACGCGCCCTTTGGGCCGCCTATCAGTATCTGATCATGGGCACTATCGGCGCCACCTTCATTCTGATCGGCATCGGCTTGCTGTACCAGATGACAGGTACCCTGAATATGGCAGATCTCGCCAATCGGCTTGAAGAGGTTAACCAAACGCGCACTGTATTTGCCGCATTTGCCTTCTTAATCATCGGCGTCTGTCTGAAGCTGGCACTGTTCCCACTGCATCTGTGGTTACCAAATGCCTACGCCTACGCCCCCTCAATAGTGACCGCATTCCTCGCTGCTACAGCGACTAAAGTGGCAGTTTACCTACTGATCCGCCTTAGCTTTACGGTATTTGGTATCGAGTTTTCCTTCTCCACCCTGCCGCTGCAGAGCATATTTATGGTGCTTGGGTTGGTCGGAATATTCGCGGCCTCAACGGCGGCGATATACAAAACCAATGTCAAACATATCTTCGCCTATTCGAGCATCGCTCAGGTTGGCTACATGATTATTGGCTTCGCGATAAACACCAGCACTGGGCTTATGGCTACCCTGCTACATCTGTTTAACCACGCCCTGATGAAGAGCGCCCTGTTTTTGGCGTTAGGCGCTGTGATGTACCGCATCGGCAGCGTACAGCTTAGCCAGTTCCAAGGCTTGGGACGACAGATGCCGCTCACAATGGCAGCCATCGTTGTCGCTGGGTTGAGTTTGATTGGCGTGCCTTTGACTGTCGGGTTTGTCAGCAAATGGTACCTGCTTGTTGCCGCCGTAGAGGTGGGAATGTGGCCGGTAGCAGTACTGGTGTTACTGGGCTCACTACTGGCTGTGCTTTATATCTGGCGCATCGTTGAGATTGCCTACTTTAAGCCCCCTCTACCGGGTCGTGAAGCGGTGCAGGAAGCGCCTTGGACCTTCCTTGCCCCAATCTGGGCATTGGTACTGGCCAATATCTATTTTGGCATCGATACCCGTCTTAGTGTGCAGGTGGCACAGGCGGCTTCTCAAAGCTTGTTTGGAATTACCCCATGA
- a CDS encoding monovalent cation/H+ antiporter subunit D family protein, with the protein MNLSLELLLQLTIILPLLATLAIVATGKHPNLREAVTISFSLAVLFCVINLYQGLSAGASIEVFWWQLMPGLEVSFAVEPLGMLFALIASFLWLITTLYAIGYMRGHGEDNQTRFYLCFALAISAVMGLAFSANLFTLFIFYEVLTLSTYPLVTHAGTEKAKQGGRVYLGILLGTSIAFFLLAIILTWFVAGTLDFTPGGVFGDNVDTSLVGAILVLFVFGIGKAAIMPFHRWLPAAMVAPTPVSALLHAVAVVKAGVFTILKVCVFIFGIELLPTLPTTEFLLYLAGASVLLASIVAMRQDNLKARLAYSTISQLGYITIGALLATSSGVIGSSMHIATHAFGKITLFFCAGAILVATHKSKVSEMRGLGFTMPVTMAAFFIASLSIIGVPPAGGTWSKWFLLMGTIETGYWVIMMVLMVSSLLNIAYLLPIPYHAFFPGKGHPAEKAGVKEAPLISLVAIAVTTLGCLILFIYPQPLYELAKTILTVPGVSHGH; encoded by the coding sequence ATGAATCTATCTTTGGAGCTGTTACTGCAGCTAACCATTATCTTGCCTCTGCTTGCCACTCTGGCGATCGTGGCAACGGGAAAACATCCCAACCTTCGTGAGGCTGTCACCATAAGTTTCAGCCTTGCGGTGCTCTTTTGTGTGATAAACCTATATCAAGGGCTAAGCGCTGGAGCCTCTATCGAGGTGTTTTGGTGGCAATTGATGCCAGGCCTAGAGGTCAGCTTTGCGGTTGAGCCACTAGGCATGCTATTCGCCCTCATTGCCAGCTTTCTCTGGCTCATCACCACCCTTTACGCCATCGGCTATATGCGTGGCCACGGGGAGGATAACCAAACCCGTTTCTACCTCTGCTTCGCATTAGCCATAAGCGCGGTGATGGGGCTGGCATTTTCGGCCAACCTATTTACCCTGTTTATCTTCTATGAAGTATTAACCCTGTCCACCTATCCTTTAGTGACCCATGCAGGTACCGAAAAGGCCAAGCAGGGCGGGCGAGTTTATTTAGGTATCTTGCTCGGCACCTCTATCGCCTTTTTCCTACTGGCGATAATCTTAACCTGGTTTGTGGCCGGCACCCTGGACTTCACCCCTGGCGGTGTATTTGGTGACAATGTCGATACCAGCTTAGTGGGCGCAATACTGGTGTTGTTTGTATTTGGTATCGGTAAAGCGGCGATCATGCCGTTCCATCGCTGGCTACCCGCCGCTATGGTCGCGCCAACACCGGTGAGCGCCCTGCTTCACGCGGTTGCAGTCGTTAAGGCTGGGGTATTTACCATATTAAAGGTCTGTGTGTTTATCTTTGGTATCGAGCTACTGCCAACCCTGCCGACAACCGAGTTCCTGCTCTATCTAGCGGGCGCATCTGTGCTGCTCGCCTCGATAGTTGCGATGCGTCAAGACAACCTGAAAGCACGGCTTGCTTACTCTACGATAAGCCAGCTGGGCTATATCACCATAGGCGCACTGCTAGCCACCTCATCAGGGGTTATCGGTAGCTCAATGCACATCGCTACCCACGCTTTTGGCAAGATCACCCTGTTCTTCTGTGCTGGCGCTATTTTGGTGGCAACCCATAAATCGAAAGTCAGCGAAATGCGCGGTCTGGGCTTTACTATGCCAGTCACCATGGCAGCCTTTTTTATCGCTAGTTTGAGTATTATTGGCGTGCCACCAGCAGGCGGTACTTGGAGTAAGTGGTTCCTGTTGATGGGCACCATTGAGACAGGTTACTGGGTCATTATGATGGTGCTGATGGTGAGCTCACTGCTCAATATCGCCTACCTACTGCCTATTCCCTACCATGCATTTTTCCCAGGCAAGGGACACCCAGCAGAAAAGGCTGGGGTCAAGGAAGCGCCGCTAATCTCATTAGTCGCGATAGCTGTCACCACCTTAGGTTGCCTTATCTTGTTCATCTATCCACAGCCCCTCTATGAGTTGGCCAAAACCATCTTAACTGTACCTGGAGTCAGCCATGGACATTAA
- a CDS encoding Na(+)/H(+) antiporter subunit D → MWMLEIPPFTLFFIGGLIAALTRGKIRGAIMVAIPVISAMHLWTVPEGIHLQIAFLDYELVPYRADKLSLMFGYVFHIAAFISIIYSLHVKDTVQQVAAMLYAGSALGAVFAGDLLTLFVFWELLAFTSVFLIWARRTSRAYHAGMRYLIIQVLSGVILLVGALFYAADTGSLAFGYIGLDSIAGWLILIAFGIKCAFPFAHNWLTDAYPEATPTGTVLLSAFTTKVAVYALARAYPGTELLVYIGAAMTCFPIFFAVIENDLRRVLAYSLINQVGFMVVGIGIGTALAINGAIAHAFNDVIFKGLLFMSMGAVLHMTGRINGSDLGGLYKTMPKTTILCIVGAASISAFPLFSGFVSKSMVMSAALENGYDWIWLMLLFASAGVFHHAGIKIPYFAFFAHDSGLRASDPPRNMLFAMFIAASLCIAIGIYPAALYSLLPYDTGYNPYDATHVLAQTQLLLFSALAFVWLNIRGMYPPELRSTNLDVDWIYRRAIPNVLARVFAAIWKADGALRNAVLGKWSQCQRFIASKHKGLGGLLSGSYPAGNMVLWVGVLLASYLFIGFVNKLMA, encoded by the coding sequence ATGTGGATGCTTGAGATACCGCCCTTTACCCTGTTCTTTATAGGCGGGCTTATTGCTGCACTGACCCGGGGCAAAATACGCGGTGCAATAATGGTGGCCATTCCAGTCATTAGCGCAATGCACCTGTGGACTGTGCCTGAAGGCATTCATCTGCAGATAGCATTTTTAGATTATGAGTTGGTACCCTATCGCGCTGACAAACTGAGCCTGATGTTTGGCTATGTATTTCATATAGCCGCATTCATCTCCATTATCTACTCGCTGCATGTCAAAGATACCGTACAACAGGTCGCTGCCATGCTCTATGCAGGTAGTGCACTGGGCGCGGTATTTGCCGGCGATCTGCTGACGCTATTTGTATTCTGGGAGTTACTGGCATTTACCTCGGTATTTTTGATCTGGGCGCGCAGAACCTCCCGCGCTTATCATGCCGGTATGCGCTACCTGATCATTCAAGTGCTATCAGGCGTCATCTTATTGGTAGGCGCACTGTTTTATGCCGCTGACACAGGCTCTCTGGCCTTTGGCTATATTGGTCTAGACAGCATTGCTGGCTGGCTAATATTGATCGCCTTTGGCATTAAATGTGCGTTTCCCTTTGCCCATAACTGGCTCACCGATGCCTATCCAGAAGCAACGCCAACCGGGACAGTTCTGCTTAGTGCATTTACCACTAAGGTAGCCGTATATGCACTGGCGCGCGCCTACCCAGGCACCGAGCTTTTAGTGTACATTGGCGCAGCCATGACCTGCTTCCCAATCTTCTTTGCAGTAATCGAAAATGATCTCCGTAGAGTATTGGCCTACAGCCTGATAAACCAGGTGGGCTTTATGGTGGTCGGTATTGGTATCGGTACTGCTCTGGCCATAAACGGCGCGATTGCACATGCATTTAACGATGTGATCTTTAAAGGCCTGCTGTTTATGAGCATGGGCGCAGTATTACATATGACGGGCAGAATTAACGGCTCAGATCTGGGCGGCCTGTATAAAACCATGCCCAAAACCACGATACTCTGTATCGTAGGCGCGGCCTCTATCTCAGCCTTCCCGCTGTTCAGTGGTTTTGTCAGCAAATCTATGGTGATGTCTGCAGCCCTTGAAAACGGTTATGACTGGATCTGGTTGATGCTACTGTTCGCCTCTGCGGGCGTGTTCCATCATGCTGGGATTAAGATCCCCTACTTTGCCTTCTTCGCCCACGACTCAGGCCTACGCGCCAGCGATCCACCTCGCAATATGTTGTTCGCGATGTTTATCGCCGCCAGCCTCTGTATTGCCATCGGTATCTACCCTGCGGCGCTATACTCGCTGCTGCCATACGATACGGGTTACAACCCATATGATGCGACCCACGTATTAGCACAAACTCAGTTGCTGCTGTTCTCAGCCTTAGCGTTCGTTTGGTTAAATATCAGAGGGATGTATCCGCCAGAGCTGCGCTCGACCAACTTAGATGTGGATTGGATCTACAGGCGCGCCATTCCCAATGTGCTTGCCAGAGTGTTTGCGGCCATTTGGAAAGCAGACGGCGCACTTCGCAACGCGGTACTTGGAAAATGGAGCCAATGCCAACGCTTTATTGCTAGCAAGCATAAAGGGCTAGGTGGCCTGCTGTCAGGCTCATACCCTGCAGGCAATATGGTGCTCTGGGTAGGCGTGCTGCTAGCGTCTTATCTGTTTATCGGGTTTGTGAATAAGTTGATGGCTTAG